The window CGGCGCGGGTAAGTAATCTTTAACAGCGATGAAATCGGCGTTGGCCTCGTGAATGTCGTAGATCGTCGGCCGCCCCGTTGCGCGCCGCAGATAGGGCGTCACCAGCAACAACTCCGGATCGTGTATCTGGAAAACATCGGCCCCGGAGGCGACGGCCAGCCGGGCCAGCGCCCGCCACAACAGCGGCCGGCGGCTGCGCGCCACGCGCGGCAATGCCCGGATGTGGATGCCGTCCCGCTCCTCATCCCGCTCATGGACGGCGATGAGTGTCACGTCATAGCCCGCGCCGGCCAGCGTGCGCGCCTCGCGGTAGAACACGCGGTTGTCCAGCGCCAGATGCACCGATGACAGGATGGCGACGCGGGTGGGGGCGTGGCTCATGGGTTCAGGCATCCTTGGTACACGGCCGCCGTCCGGCGGCCGATGTCGTCCCAATCATAGCCGGCGGCCACTTGTCGCGCCGATGCACTCATGGCCGGCAAATCGTGGCCCTTGATGTCCGTCAGCGCCCGCGCCAATCCGTCCGATTCCTCGGCGCGATAAATGAGTCCGGCCTCGGCCGTCACCAGTTCCGGCAGGCAACCGCGATCCGGGGCGATGACCGGCAGGCCATAGGACAGACCGACCATGACCGAACTGGAGGTCAGCACGTGCTCAAACGGCGCGACCATCACGTCGGCGGCCAGCAAAAAGCACTGCATCCGGTCATCGGCCACGAACTCCGGGTGCAGGCGGAGGCGGTCATCCCGTTGGGCGGCGGCGTGCAACCGGCCGACCAGCGCCGCGTCCCGGTTGCGCCCGGCGATGATCGCCACGTCCTGCTCGCCGCCGATCCGGCCGAACGCTTCGGCAAACGACTCCAGCCCTTTGTAGGCGGCGATGTTGCCCAGGGCCAGGTAGACGAACTCGGCCGCGCCCAGCCCCAACGCCGCCCGCGCCTCGCCCCGCGTCATCGTGAGCGGATAGACGCCGCCGTAGTGGCCGATGGGGATGACGACCACCGGCTTCGTCCGCGGAAAGCGGGCCAGCAGCTCGCGCCGTCCGTGCTCACAATGGACGATCACCGCGTCGGCCTCGGCCATCATCAGGCGGCGGATGGCCCGATGCAGCGGCGGCCACGGCGCGCGATGGGGCAGGATATTATGCGCCGTCCACACGACGCGATAGCCCAATTGCCGCGCCAGCCGCAGCCGGGCCACGAACCGCACCACCTGTACCGGCGTGGCAAAACGGGCCATGTACAGGCCATAGAGCCAATGGTAGTGGAGAATGTCAATAGTATC is drawn from Candidatus Promineifilum breve and contains these coding sequences:
- a CDS encoding glycosyltransferase gives rise to the protein MINVAFLPVYPNPYQRLLRAGLAAAGVAVTFVDTLPTSKWLHEYRDTIDILHYHWLYGLYMARFATPVQVVRFVARLRLARQLGYRVVWTAHNILPHRAPWPPLHRAIRRLMMAEADAVIVHCEHGRRELLARFPRTKPVVVIPIGHYGGVYPLTMTRGEARAALGLGAAEFVYLALGNIAAYKGLESFAEAFGRIGGEQDVAIIAGRNRDAALVGRLHAAAQRDDRLRLHPEFVADDRMQCFLLAADVMVAPFEHVLTSSSVMVGLSYGLPVIAPDRGCLPELVTAEAGLIYRAEESDGLARALTDIKGHDLPAMSASARQVAAGYDWDDIGRRTAAVYQGCLNP